Proteins from a genomic interval of Pseudomonadota bacterium:
- a CDS encoding acetyl-CoA hydrolase/transferase C-terminal domain-containing protein — protein sequence MTVVLKSFEDAAALLRPGVTAFVHGTATEPRGFVEWLAQNAALDGTHLITSFIPGINTETLADSGARLTTFMAQPALAEGIARGDVEALRLHYGELPGWIAARESLDLAFVRGRRLPNGRVATGITGELIAAACARADTVCVFDDPDMPLPEQGVTMDAPDVVVAAPGPLIEYRGGDRIDDLARTIAANVATLVDDGATLQSGLGVVPTAVFTALTRRRKLRLFSGMISDAVMALVATGALDTDAEHVYGMALGTRELYEWLGGRPRFRVVGCEDSHNSERMRVLPKFTAINSAVEVGLDGSVNAELL from the coding sequence ATGACAGTCGTGCTGAAGTCGTTCGAGGATGCCGCGGCCCTGTTGCGCCCCGGTGTCACGGCGTTCGTCCACGGCACGGCGACGGAGCCGCGCGGCTTTGTTGAGTGGCTGGCGCAAAACGCTGCGCTCGACGGCACCCACCTGATTACGAGCTTTATTCCCGGTATCAATACCGAGACGCTTGCCGACAGCGGTGCGCGGCTCACCACCTTTATGGCGCAACCAGCGCTGGCCGAAGGCATCGCTCGAGGTGATGTTGAAGCGCTGCGCCTGCACTACGGCGAACTGCCCGGCTGGATCGCGGCGCGCGAGTCGCTCGATCTGGCATTCGTACGTGGCCGCCGACTTCCGAACGGCAGGGTTGCCACGGGTATAACGGGCGAGCTCATCGCCGCTGCCTGCGCGCGCGCGGACACGGTGTGTGTCTTCGATGATCCCGACATGCCGTTGCCCGAGCAGGGTGTCACCATGGATGCGCCCGATGTCGTGGTCGCCGCGCCTGGCCCGCTTATCGAGTATCGCGGCGGCGATCGTATCGACGACCTGGCGCGGACCATTGCAGCGAACGTTGCGACACTCGTCGACGATGGCGCCACGCTGCAGTCGGGCCTGGGCGTTGTGCCCACCGCCGTGTTCACGGCGTTGACGCGGCGGCGCAAGCTGCGCTTGTTCAGCGGCATGATCAGCGACGCGGTGATGGCGCTGGTCGCCACCGGCGCGCTGGACACCGATGCCGAGCATGTCTACGGCATGGCGCTGGGTACACGTGAACTCTATGAGTGGCTCGGCGGTCGCCCGCGCTTCCGTGTGGTCGGCTGCGAGGACTCGCACAACAGCGAACGCATGCGCGTCCTGCCAAAGTTTACAGCCATCAACAGCGCGGTTGAGGTGGGGCTCGACGGCAGCGTCAATGCGGAATTGCT